A window of Cryptomeria japonica chromosome 3, Sugi_1.0, whole genome shotgun sequence contains these coding sequences:
- the LOC131041183 gene encoding uncharacterized protein LOC131041183, whose protein sequence is MAAQSLQMGGSRGIKKSFGNVRLQPGQKPVSVSLIPHTVDVLNARLAKEAILSESRNPSVKSVNVSLIPQTNNLAKDRLATEAIPSESKKLLQEDTYLRSTSIFADRLDIDEQTADAVTADRLHQWMTESVMEIVRHIQEAPFLYYIIERNVSPETPKLQRVPQDFLEGADGWPILRDLLRNALPDGVVLVKKLDGNSVTQYSTASESGMGNEVKDFGKAGCTNVWGLLIQGRGVGVNACYILKTTDIISAHGCCTQFCLTKAKCFGPSPHNQFIQSWLL, encoded by the exons ATGGCAGCTCAATCATTGCAAATGGGGGGAAGCAGGGGTATTAAAAAATCATTCGGCAATGTGAGGTTGCAGCCAGGTCAAAAACCTGTGAGCGTCTCATTAATTCCACATACAGTTGATGTGCTTAATGCCAGATTGGCTAAGGAAGCCATTCTATCTGAGTCCAGGAATCCAAGTGTAAAATCTGTGAATGTCTCACTGATTCCACAAACAAATAATTTAGCGAAAGACAGATTGGCTACAGAAGCCATACCATCTGAGTCAAAAAAGCTGCTGCAAGAGGACACATATTTGAGATCTACTTCGATCTTCGCAGACAGACTAGATATTGATGAGCAAACTGCTGATGCTGTAACTGCAGACAGACTTCATCAATGGATGACAGAATCTGTTATGGAG ATTGTGAGACACATTCAGGAAGCTCCTTTTCTGTACTATATAATTGAGAGAAATGTCTCTCCAGAAACACCAAAGCTGCAAAGAGTACCTCAAGATTTCCTCGAAGGGGCAGATGGCTGGCCAATTCTCAGAGATCTGCTAAGAAATGCTTTGCCTGATGGAGTAGTTCTGGTGAAAAAGTTGGATGGGAATTCTGTCACCCAGTACTCAACTGCTTCTGAAAGTGGAATGGGCAATGAAGTGAAGGATTTTGGTAAAGCTGGTTGCACGAACGTTTGGGGTTTACTGATTCAGGGCAGAGGAGTTGGAGTGAATGCATGCTACATTCTAAAGACTACAGATATCATATCTGCCCATGGGTGTTGCACACAATTCTGCCTTACGAAAGCAAAATGTTTTGGGCCATCTCCTCATAACCAATTCATTCAATCATGGCTACTGTAG